In the genome of Massilibacillus massiliensis, one region contains:
- a CDS encoding YqaJ viral recombinase family nuclease: MEAIRLIDTRDLSREDWLKARKLGIGGSDIGAILGINNWKSAIDIWMDKTDQSEDGEQSEAAYWGNMLEELVAKEFEIRTAEEGNPIKVRRCNAILQHPEIPYMLANVDRLIVGQDVGLECKTTSAYNNSEWEDDKLPDSYYLQCQHYMAVTGYKSWYIAVLIGGQKFKYKLVERDEEMIKIIFERAAEFWKHVENKTMPSVNGTEACTAALKKLFPEGNGNSIELPDTADIYIKQYEQADFEERAAKERKTEAQNTLQNMLGENESGTIAGRLVNWKTTKGRSTFDSKTFGKAYPDLCKQYTNDGVPSRRFSIK, translated from the coding sequence ATGGAAGCGATACGCTTAATTGACACAAGAGATCTAAGTCGTGAAGATTGGTTAAAGGCCCGTAAACTAGGAATTGGTGGTAGCGATATTGGTGCAATTCTTGGGATAAACAACTGGAAATCCGCTATTGATATTTGGATGGACAAGACTGATCAATCAGAAGATGGTGAACAATCAGAAGCCGCTTACTGGGGAAACATGCTCGAAGAATTAGTTGCAAAAGAATTTGAAATTAGAACAGCAGAAGAAGGAAATCCGATAAAAGTTAGACGTTGCAATGCGATACTACAACACCCCGAAATACCTTATATGCTTGCAAATGTTGATCGATTGATCGTTGGGCAAGATGTAGGGTTGGAGTGTAAAACCACATCGGCATACAATAACTCCGAATGGGAAGACGATAAATTACCAGACAGTTATTATTTACAATGTCAGCATTATATGGCTGTTACTGGATATAAATCTTGGTATATAGCGGTTCTTATCGGAGGACAGAAATTTAAATATAAATTAGTTGAACGTGATGAAGAAATGATAAAAATTATATTTGAACGTGCCGCAGAGTTTTGGAAACACGTTGAAAATAAAACTATGCCATCCGTTAACGGAACTGAAGCATGTACGGCAGCACTAAAAAAATTATTCCCAGAAGGAAATGGTAACTCTATTGAATTGCCGGATACAGCAGATATTTATATTAAACAATATGAGCAAGCCGACTTCGAAGAACGAGCGGCTAAAGAACGAAAAACTGAAGCGCAAAACACACTACAAAATATGCTCGGTGAAAACGAATCTGGCACTATAGCAGGACGTTTGGTTAATTGGAAAACAACAAAAGGAAGATCAACTTTTGATAGTAAAACATTCGGCAAGGCGTATCCGGATTTATGTAAACAGTATACTAACGACGGAGTACCAAGTAGACGTTTTTCAATCAAATAA
- a CDS encoding recombinase RecT: protein MASVRNNSALLEKVNNKVSAKENGTPANLTNIMQSVNIKQKFEQVLGKRANGFISSLISIANSNSMLKGANPMTVMSAGMKAAVLNLPIEPNLGFAYIVPYRDNKAGVINAQFQMGYKGFIQLAMRTGQYKTINACEVYEGEIGRINRFTGEFEEGERTSDKVIGYLAYFKLVNGFEKYLYMTLDEVKKHGSKYSKNYNSKNSLWSTDFHAMAIKTVLKLLLSKYGVLSIDMQTGMAEALQADGAMINVDDNGNETIDYPDTIDVDGQTVDTETGEIMSNAAEKTDDEILDESVK from the coding sequence ATGGCAAGCGTTAGAAACAATTCAGCATTATTAGAAAAAGTAAATAATAAAGTTAGTGCGAAGGAAAACGGAACTCCTGCTAATCTAACAAATATAATGCAAAGCGTTAATATAAAGCAAAAATTTGAACAGGTATTAGGTAAACGTGCAAACGGATTTATTAGTAGTTTAATTAGCATTGCAAATAGCAATTCGATGCTAAAAGGAGCTAATCCAATGACAGTAATGTCGGCAGGGATGAAAGCAGCTGTTTTAAACCTACCAATCGAACCAAACCTTGGATTTGCTTACATTGTGCCTTATCGCGATAACAAAGCAGGTGTTATAAATGCTCAATTTCAGATGGGGTACAAAGGATTTATACAGCTTGCAATGCGTACTGGGCAGTACAAAACAATTAATGCTTGTGAAGTATACGAGGGAGAAATAGGTCGTATCAATCGTTTTACTGGCGAGTTTGAAGAAGGGGAAAGAACAAGCGATAAGGTTATTGGTTATTTAGCTTATTTCAAATTAGTTAATGGATTTGAAAAATATTTATATATGACACTCGATGAAGTAAAAAAACATGGATCTAAATACAGTAAAAATTACAACAGTAAAAACAGTTTATGGTCAACTGATTTTCACGCTATGGCAATCAAAACAGTATTAAAACTTTTGCTTAGCAAATATGGGGTATTAAGTATCGATATGCAGACAGGTATGGCAGAAGCTCTGCAAGCAGATGGAGCGATGATCAATGTTGATGATAATGGCAATGAAACGATCGATTACCCAGACACGATAGATGTTGATGGACAAACTGTTGATACTGAAACTGGCGAAATTATGAGCAACGCAGCAGAGAAAACAGACGATGAAATTTTAGACGAATCAGTTAAATAG